In Erythrolamprus reginae isolate rEryReg1 unplaced genomic scaffold, rEryReg1.hap1 scaffold_130, whole genome shotgun sequence, the following are encoded in one genomic region:
- the LOC139155911 gene encoding probable phospholipid-transporting ATPase IM — MRTDGRDVTDYQSFALMVQTCLLIVVSVQMGLDTAYWTSVNQLFLWGSLAIYFVITFTLYSDGTYQIFTTSFPFVGTARNTLNQPKVWLSICLCVSLCVLPSVAFRFLKTQLMPSLSDQVMRKVKQLCKAPGPPALKRYLQRSVSRRSGYAFSHQQGFGDLITSGRNMRIKSPASASATFTPSAQKYRPRLEK; from the exons ATGCGGACAGACGGGAGGGACGTCACCGACTACCAGTCCTTCGCCCTCATGGTCCAGACCTGCCTGCTCATCGTGGTGTCCGTCCAG ATGGGCCTAGACACGGCCTACTGGACGTCCGTGAAccagctcttcctctggggcagCCTGGCCATCTACTTCGTCATCACCTTCACCTTGTACAGCGACGGCACTTACCAGATCTTCACCACCTCCTTCCCCTTCGTCG GCACCGCCCGCAACACCCTCAACCAGCCGAAGGTCTGGCTGTCCATCTGCCTCTGCGTCAGCCTCTGCGTCCTGCCCTCCGTCGCCTTCCGCTTCCTGAAGACGCAGCTGATGCCCAGCCTCAGCGATCAG GTGATGCGCAAAGTGAAGCAGCTGTGCAAGGCGCCCGGCCCACCCGCCCTGAAGCGCTACCTGCAGCGCAGTGTCTCCCGCCGCTCCGGCTACGCCTTCTCGCACCAGCAGGGCTTTGGCGACCTGATCACCTCCGGCCGGAACATGCGGATCAAGTCCCCCGCCAGCGCCTCGGCCACCTTCACGCCCTCCGCCCAGAAGTACCGGCCGCGCCTGGAGAAGTAA